In Aurantimicrobium minutum, the following proteins share a genomic window:
- the ruvX gene encoding Holliday junction resolvase RuvX — protein sequence MREGVRLGIDVGTVRIGIARSDKDGLLATPYETLERTSDYLHRLSTILEEISVFEIVIGLPLSLSGEHTASTNDALEVARAIASVTEIPVRLIDERLTTVFAHSAMKAVGKNQKKSRPVIDQVAAVLILQQALDSERSTGQLAGKALSEFPEQA from the coding sequence ATGCGTGAAGGTGTGCGTCTTGGAATAGACGTTGGCACAGTTCGGATAGGCATTGCTCGTAGCGACAAAGATGGCCTGTTGGCAACACCCTACGAAACTCTCGAGAGAACGTCAGATTACCTCCACAGACTCTCGACGATTCTTGAAGAGATTTCGGTTTTCGAGATAGTTATTGGATTGCCCCTCTCTTTATCTGGAGAACACACTGCATCGACTAATGACGCACTTGAAGTAGCTCGAGCAATAGCGTCTGTTACCGAGATTCCAGTTAGGTTGATCGACGAAAGATTGACAACTGTATTTGCGCATTCGGCAATGAAAGCCGTTGGTAAAAATCAGAAAAAATCACGTCCTGTTATCGACCAAGTTGCCGCGGTTCTGATTTTGCAACAAGCCCTGGATTCCGAACGATCAACGGGACAACTGGCTGGTAAGGCTCTCAGCGAGTTTCCAGAGCAAGCTTAA
- the rpsD gene encoding 30S ribosomal protein S4, translated as MSTKSRTRSKTRLSRALGIALTPKAAKYLEKRPYAPGEHGRTKRKADSDYAVRLREKQRLRAQYGIREAQLRNVFQEARKTQGLTGENLVELLEMRLDALVLRAGFARTTAQARQLVVHRHILVDGQLVDRPSFRVKPGQLIHVKPRSEVLEPLQVAAAGGHAEVLPPVPAYLEVELDKLHATLVRRPKRAEVPVTCDVQLVVEYYAAR; from the coding sequence GTGTCTACTAAGTCACGTACCCGTAGCAAAACTCGTCTTTCGCGTGCCCTCGGCATCGCACTGACCCCTAAGGCAGCAAAGTACCTGGAAAAGCGTCCCTACGCCCCAGGTGAGCACGGCCGCACCAAGCGCAAGGCAGACTCTGACTACGCAGTTCGTCTGCGTGAGAAGCAGCGTCTACGCGCTCAGTACGGTATCCGTGAAGCTCAGCTTCGCAACGTCTTCCAGGAAGCTCGCAAGACCCAGGGTCTGACCGGTGAAAACCTGGTTGAGCTTCTCGAAATGCGTCTTGACGCACTCGTTTTGCGTGCAGGTTTTGCACGTACCACCGCTCAGGCTCGTCAACTCGTTGTGCACCGTCACATTCTCGTTGACGGTCAGCTGGTGGACCGCCCATCTTTCCGCGTAAAGCCTGGGCAGCTCATCCACGTCAAGCCACGCTCTGAGGTCCTAGAGCCACTGCAGGTTGCAGCAGCTGGTGGACACGCTGAGGTTCTTCCTCCCGTGCCCGCATACCTCGAGGTTGAACTCGACAAACTTCACGCAACTTTGGTGCGTCGCCCCAAGCGTGCAGAAGTTCCTGTCACCTGTGACGTTCAGTTGGTTGTTGAGTACTACGCAGCCCGCTAA
- the alaS gene encoding alanine--tRNA ligase → MQTAEIRQRWLDFFAARGHTVVPSASLVSDDPTLLFTVAGMVPFIPYLSGVVPPPYPRATSVQKCIRTLDIEEVGKTTRHGTFFQMNGNFSFGDYFKEQAIEYAWELLTTSEADGGLGFAEKDLWVTVYEDDDEAIGFWKKTAGLPDERIQRRGKEDNYWSTGQPGPAGPCSEIYFDRGPAYGIEGGPVADEDRYIEIWNLVFMQYLRGEGTSKTEFEILGELPNKNIDTGMGLERVAFLKQGVENLYEIDQVRPVLDRAAELAGVTYGANQENDVRLRVVADHVRSALMLMADGVQASNEGRGYILRRLLRRSVRAMRLLGVDAATFPELFTASRDAMKAAYPDVESEYARISQIAYGEEETFLKTLASGTTILDTAVSETKKSGAKALAGDTAFLLHDTFGFPIDLTLEMAEEAGLSVDRAAFDKLMLDQRTRAKADAKAKKSILADLSIYTDLRAKGETVFTGYTDLETETSILGLLKDGLPVQSATAGDVVEVIVGATSLYAESGGQVSDAGSIIGDGFDLEVIDVQKPVKGLVSHTVEVRSGQVNAGAAATTVVDKNYRAAAAAAHSATHLVHAALREVLGETAHQAGSLNKAGYMRFDFSWNDALSSETKTEIEEIANNAILADYDVVTREMALDEAKKMGAMALFGEKYGETVRMVDIGGPWSRELCAGTHVSHSSQVGLINLISESSVGSSNRRVEALVGADAFKSLAAERAIVHELSSSLKAPRDQVITRVADLMTSLKAAERKIAEFEAAAVREQIPTLVNAAAPAGNVTAIVESVSGIASVDDLRNLVTGVREKVQSTNTVIALGAVVEDKPVVIVATTEAARDKGAKAGALAKLAAGVLGGGGGGRDDLAQGGGANTGQLPTALDAVLAELRSL, encoded by the coding sequence ATGCAGACTGCTGAGATTCGCCAGAGATGGCTTGATTTTTTTGCTGCCCGTGGTCACACTGTTGTGCCTTCAGCATCCCTCGTGAGCGACGATCCCACCCTTCTTTTTACCGTTGCGGGAATGGTTCCGTTTATTCCGTATCTTTCGGGAGTTGTTCCACCTCCATACCCACGCGCAACAAGTGTTCAGAAGTGCATACGTACTCTGGACATTGAAGAGGTCGGGAAAACCACTCGCCACGGTACTTTCTTCCAAATGAACGGTAACTTCTCGTTTGGCGACTACTTCAAAGAGCAAGCCATTGAATATGCATGGGAGCTCCTGACAACCTCTGAAGCTGATGGTGGACTTGGTTTTGCGGAGAAAGACCTCTGGGTAACTGTCTACGAAGATGATGATGAAGCCATCGGTTTTTGGAAGAAGACCGCTGGTCTGCCAGATGAACGCATTCAACGACGTGGCAAGGAAGACAACTATTGGTCCACTGGTCAACCTGGTCCAGCGGGACCATGTTCAGAAATTTACTTTGACCGTGGTCCTGCCTACGGAATCGAGGGAGGTCCAGTTGCCGATGAAGATCGCTACATCGAAATCTGGAATCTTGTATTCATGCAGTACTTGCGTGGCGAAGGAACCAGTAAAACCGAGTTTGAAATCTTAGGTGAGCTTCCCAATAAGAACATTGACACCGGCATGGGGCTTGAGCGAGTTGCTTTCCTCAAGCAGGGTGTTGAAAACCTTTATGAAATTGATCAGGTTCGGCCTGTGCTTGACCGTGCTGCAGAGCTTGCAGGTGTCACCTATGGTGCCAATCAAGAAAACGACGTTCGTTTGCGCGTTGTAGCCGACCACGTCCGCTCAGCCTTGATGCTTATGGCTGATGGTGTTCAAGCATCCAACGAAGGTCGCGGCTATATTTTGCGCCGTCTGCTGCGTCGTTCCGTTCGAGCCATGCGTTTGCTGGGTGTGGACGCAGCAACCTTCCCAGAGTTGTTCACAGCATCACGTGATGCCATGAAGGCTGCATATCCAGATGTTGAGAGTGAATACGCTCGAATTTCTCAAATTGCCTATGGTGAAGAAGAAACATTCCTCAAGACCCTAGCTTCGGGAACAACCATTTTGGATACGGCAGTTTCTGAGACCAAGAAGTCAGGCGCTAAAGCACTTGCTGGCGATACTGCGTTCCTCCTACACGACACTTTTGGTTTCCCCATTGACCTCACTCTCGAAATGGCGGAAGAAGCAGGTTTGAGTGTTGACCGCGCCGCTTTTGACAAACTTATGCTTGATCAGCGAACACGAGCTAAAGCGGACGCGAAAGCAAAGAAGTCGATCCTTGCAGACCTGTCGATCTACACCGACCTGCGGGCAAAGGGCGAGACTGTCTTCACCGGTTACACCGATCTAGAAACAGAAACTAGCATCTTGGGTCTCCTGAAGGATGGCCTGCCTGTCCAGAGCGCAACCGCTGGCGATGTTGTCGAAGTAATTGTTGGCGCAACCTCTCTCTATGCAGAATCTGGCGGTCAGGTTTCTGACGCAGGTTCCATAATTGGTGACGGTTTCGATCTTGAAGTTATCGACGTTCAGAAGCCGGTCAAGGGACTCGTTTCTCACACCGTTGAAGTTCGGAGCGGCCAGGTCAATGCTGGTGCCGCGGCAACTACTGTTGTCGACAAGAACTACCGTGCTGCAGCTGCTGCTGCTCACTCGGCAACCCACCTTGTCCACGCTGCTCTTCGCGAAGTACTTGGAGAAACAGCTCACCAGGCGGGGTCGCTGAATAAAGCTGGATACATGCGCTTTGACTTCTCCTGGAACGATGCATTGTCTTCTGAAACGAAGACAGAAATCGAAGAGATTGCAAACAACGCAATTTTGGCAGATTACGACGTCGTTACTCGAGAAATGGCCTTAGACGAAGCCAAAAAGATGGGCGCCATGGCCCTCTTTGGTGAAAAATACGGTGAAACCGTGCGCATGGTGGACATCGGCGGCCCATGGTCACGGGAGTTGTGTGCTGGCACCCATGTTTCTCACTCTTCACAAGTTGGGCTGATCAACTTGATCAGTGAATCCTCTGTCGGATCATCCAACCGCCGTGTAGAAGCACTTGTTGGCGCTGACGCTTTCAAGTCGCTCGCCGCTGAACGTGCAATCGTGCACGAACTCAGTTCTTCGCTCAAAGCGCCACGCGATCAGGTCATCACTCGTGTTGCAGATCTAATGACGAGCTTGAAAGCAGCAGAGCGCAAAATCGCTGAATTCGAGGCAGCAGCTGTGCGTGAACAGATTCCCACTCTGGTCAATGCCGCCGCTCCCGCGGGTAATGTCACGGCAATTGTTGAGAGTGTCTCAGGGATTGCTTCAGTGGATGATCTGCGCAATTTGGTCACTGGAGTCCGCGAGAAAGTTCAATCAACTAACACCGTAATTGCTCTTGGCGCAGTAGTTGAGGACAAGCCTGTTGTCATCGTTGCTACTACCGAAGCGGCACGTGACAAAGGTGCTAAAGCAGGCGCTTTAGCCAAATTGGCTGCCGGTGTTCTCGGTGGCGGCGGCGGCGGTAGAGACGACCTTGCTCAAGGCGGAGGTGCCAATACCGGTCAGCTCCCGACGGCTCTGGATGCTGTTCTCGCGGAGTTACGATCTCTCTAA
- the aroC gene encoding chorismate synthase: protein MLRWLTAGESHGPELVAILEGLPAGVPVLAEDIQADLQRRRLGYGRGARMKFEQDELSISGGVRHGKTLGGPIALRVGNSEWPKWVDVMNPAPVDPAVLQSGRGAALTRPRPGHADLVGMQKYDFDESRPILERASARETAARVALGAVARSFLSELGISLVSHTIAIGPVSVPEGKPLPRAQDVATLDADELRCFDKETSALMYAEVDQAHKDGDTIGGVVEVLAYGLPPGLGSHVHWDRRLDSQLAAALMGIQAIKGVEVGDGFETTRRRGSVAHDELFASEEGILRETDRAGGIEGGMSTGTVLRVRAGMKPIATVPHALRTIDTSTGEAAPAHHQRSDVCAVPAAGVVAEAMVALTLANAVLEKFGGDNISETKRNLEGYLANIPSSVHTVVAK, encoded by the coding sequence ATGCTTAGATGGCTTACTGCAGGTGAATCTCACGGCCCAGAACTAGTTGCAATACTTGAGGGTCTTCCTGCTGGTGTGCCTGTACTCGCTGAAGATATCCAAGCAGACCTACAGCGACGTCGACTCGGCTATGGCCGTGGCGCACGAATGAAGTTTGAGCAGGATGAACTGTCCATTTCTGGGGGAGTCCGACACGGGAAAACCCTAGGCGGCCCTATTGCCTTACGGGTAGGAAACAGTGAATGGCCCAAATGGGTTGATGTCATGAATCCCGCGCCAGTAGATCCAGCTGTTTTGCAATCCGGAAGAGGTGCCGCCCTCACTCGTCCGCGTCCCGGACACGCAGATCTTGTTGGAATGCAAAAGTATGATTTTGACGAATCTCGTCCAATTCTTGAACGAGCGAGTGCTCGAGAGACTGCAGCACGTGTTGCGCTCGGTGCGGTCGCGCGATCCTTTCTTTCCGAACTTGGAATCTCACTCGTTAGTCACACCATTGCCATCGGTCCAGTTTCTGTTCCGGAAGGTAAGCCGCTTCCACGAGCACAAGATGTTGCCACATTGGACGCCGATGAACTGCGCTGTTTCGATAAGGAAACCAGTGCCCTGATGTATGCCGAGGTAGATCAGGCTCACAAGGACGGTGACACCATTGGTGGTGTCGTCGAAGTTCTTGCGTATGGACTTCCTCCAGGGCTTGGCTCACATGTGCACTGGGATAGACGATTGGATTCGCAATTAGCTGCAGCTTTAATGGGAATTCAAGCCATCAAAGGTGTTGAAGTTGGTGACGGATTCGAAACGACTCGCCGTCGTGGCTCGGTAGCTCACGATGAGCTCTTCGCTTCCGAAGAGGGTATTTTGCGAGAAACAGATCGCGCCGGAGGTATTGAAGGCGGAATGAGCACTGGAACAGTCCTACGAGTTCGTGCAGGAATGAAACCTATTGCTACAGTTCCACATGCTCTTCGCACCATAGATACCTCGACTGGTGAAGCTGCACCAGCACATCATCAGCGCTCCGACGTGTGCGCTGTTCCAGCAGCGGGTGTTGTTGCTGAAGCGATGGTTGCTTTGACTTTGGCCAACGCTGTTTTGGAAAAGTTTGGTGGCGATAACATTTCTGAAACTAAGCGCAACCTGGAGGGATATCTCGCAAATATTCCTTCTTCAGTACACACGGTTGTAGCTAAGTAG
- the nusB gene encoding transcription antitermination factor NusB, whose translation MSARTKARKRALDVLFSADVRDISLTEALEAEAERAVNEPDRASSWLYAREIIDGVIDHGVEIDETIETYSRGWSLERMPAVDRAIVRIAVWEILYNTEVPAAVAVDEAVEAAKTLSTEESAGFVNGLLATIASTAN comes from the coding sequence ATGAGCGCACGAACTAAAGCGCGCAAGCGCGCACTGGATGTGCTCTTTTCTGCTGATGTGAGAGATATCTCACTGACAGAAGCTCTTGAAGCGGAAGCAGAAAGAGCGGTAAACGAACCCGATCGTGCATCTTCGTGGCTCTACGCTCGCGAAATCATCGACGGTGTCATTGACCACGGTGTGGAAATCGACGAAACCATTGAAACCTATTCCCGTGGTTGGTCCTTAGAGCGAATGCCGGCGGTAGATCGTGCCATTGTTCGCATCGCTGTGTGGGAAATTCTTTACAACACTGAAGTTCCAGCAGCTGTGGCAGTCGATGAAGCAGTTGAAGCTGCCAAAACTTTATCCACGGAAGAATCTGCGGGATTTGTTAATGGCTTATTAGCTACTATCGCTTCCACAGCAAACTGA
- a CDS encoding shikimate kinase, translating to MAIPLAVFIGPPASGKSKVAKRVAAELNVPRLDTDKLVVAQYGPISDIFDQQGEAVFRGYERDAVKNALQEEAIVSLGGGAVLNTDTQNELRRVPVVLLTVSEEAVAERIADPKRPLLRDGISAWKQLVSERMPIYQALAWLTLDTSTGDLEAVAHRVTDWIRSGYPRESSL from the coding sequence ATGGCTATCCCACTCGCTGTATTTATCGGTCCTCCTGCTTCCGGTAAATCAAAAGTAGCCAAACGTGTTGCGGCAGAACTAAACGTTCCTCGTTTAGATACAGACAAACTCGTTGTTGCACAATACGGACCAATTTCTGACATTTTTGACCAACAAGGGGAAGCAGTCTTTAGGGGCTACGAACGCGACGCTGTCAAAAATGCACTTCAGGAGGAAGCAATAGTGAGTTTAGGTGGGGGTGCAGTTCTCAACACCGATACCCAAAATGAATTGAGAAGAGTGCCTGTTGTTCTGCTCACTGTGAGCGAAGAAGCCGTAGCAGAGCGAATTGCGGACCCTAAACGTCCCTTACTTCGTGATGGAATCTCCGCATGGAAACAACTAGTTTCTGAAAGAATGCCCATTTACCAAGCGCTTGCTTGGCTTACTCTCGATACCTCAACTGGTGATCTGGAAGCCGTTGCCCACCGTGTAACGGATTGGATTCGTTCAGGATACCCCCGAGAAAGTAGCTTGTAA
- a CDS encoding shikimate dehydrogenase family protein — protein sequence MTSITTLAVVGHPIGHSLSPVLHQAAYQELGLDWKYLAVDVQPGELSKFIDSTDDTLRGLSVTMPHKTAALEIADDIDLISEQTQSVNTLFFDHSSGQCTTHGFNTDVSGIVNACHDVGVVSARHVAVIGGGATASSAVVAAAELGAEHVSVIARNPQKAFHLEQVGQRAGVNVSVTPLSQIEDVSPVDLAISTLPGDIEQSLHLLSRTPHAALLDVAYSPWPSRRGTEWASSGGEVISGLRMLAHQALIQVRIFVHGNPFEKLPNEESVKRAMFESVSL from the coding sequence ATGACATCCATAACGACCCTGGCTGTCGTTGGTCATCCAATTGGTCACTCACTCTCACCAGTACTTCACCAAGCCGCTTACCAGGAACTTGGTCTTGACTGGAAGTACCTGGCAGTTGATGTTCAACCCGGAGAATTGAGCAAGTTTATTGATTCAACCGATGACACGCTCAGGGGCCTATCGGTTACCATGCCGCATAAAACAGCAGCGCTCGAAATAGCTGATGACATTGATCTCATTTCTGAACAGACACAGTCCGTGAATACGTTGTTCTTCGACCACTCTTCTGGGCAATGCACAACACACGGTTTCAATACAGATGTTTCTGGAATTGTTAATGCCTGTCATGACGTGGGGGTCGTTTCGGCCCGCCACGTTGCTGTTATTGGAGGTGGCGCAACGGCCTCATCCGCTGTTGTAGCGGCTGCAGAATTGGGGGCTGAACATGTTTCCGTCATTGCACGCAACCCGCAAAAAGCCTTCCATCTAGAGCAAGTCGGTCAACGCGCAGGCGTAAATGTCTCGGTAACACCGTTATCGCAGATAGAGGATGTTTCGCCTGTTGATTTAGCCATTTCTACATTGCCAGGTGATATCGAGCAGTCACTTCACCTCCTTTCCCGTACCCCACATGCTGCGCTACTGGATGTGGCCTACAGCCCATGGCCAAGTCGACGTGGTACTGAATGGGCCAGTTCAGGAGGAGAGGTTATCAGCGGCCTTCGAATGCTTGCTCACCAGGCATTGATTCAGGTGAGGATTTTTGTTCATGGCAATCCTTTCGAAAAGCTGCCAAACGAAGAATCAGTGAAAAGAGCAATGTTCGAATCGGTTTCACTCTGA
- the aroB gene encoding 3-dehydroquinate synthase, with translation MTVSHITVTGGGEYVVNIGRGMLSQADSFLGPILGPAVNKVLIIHPPTLGAVAAKLREDLRENREVLLAEVPDAENAKRIEVAAFCWQILGQADFTRSDAIIGLGGGAVTDLAGFVAATWLRGVKLIQIPTTVLAMVDASVGGKTGINTTEGKNLVGAFYAPHAVVCDLDVLENLPRNELLAGFAEIVKCGFIADEEILSILEADIDRATDPASNEFQRLIELSVGVKARVVSEDFTEQGQREILNYGHTLGHAIEHAERYTWRHGAAISIGMMYAAELSRMTQNLSDSVVDRQKNILESLTLPTTYKAEAWEHLLGTMKRDKKARGSMLRFVVLRDIAQPTILNVPDTSILYTAYQELTD, from the coding sequence ATGACTGTTTCGCACATCACTGTGACCGGCGGTGGAGAGTATGTGGTCAATATTGGTCGTGGAATGCTTTCCCAGGCAGATTCTTTCTTGGGACCTATTCTCGGGCCTGCGGTCAACAAAGTTCTTATCATCCACCCGCCAACCTTGGGGGCTGTTGCGGCCAAACTCCGCGAAGACTTACGAGAAAACAGAGAAGTCCTGTTAGCAGAAGTCCCTGATGCAGAAAATGCGAAACGCATTGAAGTTGCCGCTTTTTGTTGGCAAATTCTTGGACAAGCCGATTTCACTCGGTCAGACGCCATCATTGGTTTGGGCGGAGGTGCTGTTACAGACCTTGCTGGATTCGTTGCGGCAACGTGGTTACGTGGGGTAAAGCTCATTCAGATACCAACTACTGTTCTTGCAATGGTCGACGCCTCTGTAGGCGGCAAGACGGGAATTAACACAACGGAGGGCAAAAATTTGGTGGGCGCATTCTATGCTCCACACGCTGTTGTTTGCGATCTTGATGTTCTTGAAAATCTTCCCCGCAATGAGTTGCTGGCTGGCTTTGCAGAAATCGTCAAGTGTGGCTTTATTGCAGACGAAGAAATACTGTCAATCCTTGAGGCAGATATTGACCGGGCAACTGATCCTGCATCGAATGAGTTTCAGCGGCTCATTGAATTGTCTGTAGGGGTTAAAGCTCGCGTCGTCTCAGAAGACTTCACTGAACAGGGTCAACGAGAAATTCTCAATTATGGTCACACATTGGGCCATGCAATTGAACATGCTGAACGCTACACATGGCGCCATGGTGCTGCCATCAGCATCGGAATGATGTATGCCGCTGAACTCTCGCGCATGACCCAGAACCTTTCGGACTCTGTTGTTGATAGACAAAAGAACATTCTCGAATCATTAACTTTGCCGACAACCTATAAAGCAGAAGCTTGGGAGCATCTCTTGGGCACGATGAAAAGGGATAAAAAGGCACGCGGATCAATGTTACGTTTTGTTGTTCTCAGAGACATCGCTCAACCAACCATCTTGAACGTGCCAGACACGTCAATTCTCTACACCGCATACCAAGAGCTCACGGATTAA
- the mltG gene encoding endolytic transglycosylase MltG: MNKSRKIFVVVGSFLALFALVGAVIGGLFAAGILGSQQDDYTGSGQGEVLFTISEGEYGDAIATNLVEAGVTKSFDAFYSLLLEQPEIVFIPGVYKLKKEMSAQSALDALQDPANRVELKATIPEGTTLKNVYKILSEELGIPLADFESAGATPSNFNVPAEATNLEGFLFPATYTFSPGVTADTVLHTLVDKAIATLDEVGVPVEERWDVIRLASIIQRESGPIEGDAYKVSRVFHNRLDIGEVLGSDVTTCYGAGLTGIACLDITQAALDDTTNPYNTRVLPGLPIGPISNPGALAIDAAYRPADGPWLFFVTVNLTTGETVFSETSAEHDAAVEQYLQWRRDNPNAVK; the protein is encoded by the coding sequence ATGAATAAGTCAAGGAAGATCTTTGTTGTTGTTGGATCTTTTTTGGCATTATTTGCCCTAGTTGGTGCTGTCATTGGTGGTTTGTTTGCTGCTGGGATTTTAGGCTCCCAACAGGACGACTACACCGGTAGCGGCCAAGGTGAAGTCCTTTTTACTATTAGTGAAGGCGAATATGGCGATGCCATAGCCACGAATCTCGTCGAAGCTGGCGTCACCAAAAGTTTCGACGCTTTCTACTCGTTGCTTTTAGAACAACCAGAGATTGTCTTCATTCCAGGTGTCTACAAACTCAAGAAAGAGATGTCAGCACAGTCAGCACTCGATGCTCTGCAAGACCCAGCTAACAGAGTCGAGCTCAAAGCAACAATCCCTGAGGGGACAACGCTGAAGAACGTCTACAAAATTCTTTCAGAGGAGCTTGGAATTCCTCTCGCAGATTTTGAATCTGCAGGGGCTACACCGTCAAACTTTAATGTTCCCGCGGAAGCAACCAACCTTGAAGGATTCCTATTCCCCGCTACCTATACTTTTTCCCCCGGTGTAACGGCGGATACTGTACTTCACACACTGGTAGATAAAGCAATTGCAACTCTCGATGAAGTTGGTGTGCCCGTTGAAGAGCGATGGGATGTTATCCGACTCGCTTCCATCATTCAGCGAGAAAGTGGCCCCATTGAGGGAGATGCTTACAAAGTTTCCAGGGTGTTCCACAACCGTTTAGATATCGGTGAAGTTCTCGGTTCAGACGTCACGACCTGCTACGGAGCAGGCTTAACCGGAATTGCTTGCCTTGACATTACACAGGCAGCCCTGGATGACACAACAAACCCATACAACACTCGGGTTCTTCCCGGTCTTCCCATTGGGCCAATTTCAAACCCTGGGGCTCTTGCAATTGACGCTGCCTATCGTCCAGCGGATGGTCCCTGGTTGTTCTTTGTGACCGTGAATCTCACCACTGGAGAGACAGTCTTCTCAGAAACTTCTGCTGAGCACGATGCGGCTGTCGAACAATACTTGCAATGGCGTCGCGACAACCCGAATGCAGTGAAATAA
- the aroQ gene encoding type II 3-dehydroquinate dehydratase: protein MARILVLNGPNLGRLGTREPEVYGSQNLDDLRKVLASDAPSVEVDVRQTDSEPELMSWLFEAVDTRTPVILNPAAFTHYSYALRDAVSMVTSAGIPLIEVHISNPHARESFRHNSVISAVASGVIAGFGFDSYRLALTQLTR, encoded by the coding sequence ATGGCAAGAATCCTCGTACTTAATGGACCTAACCTTGGTCGTTTGGGAACCAGAGAGCCAGAAGTTTATGGTTCTCAAAATCTTGATGATCTACGCAAGGTGCTTGCTTCTGATGCTCCAAGTGTTGAAGTTGATGTGCGCCAAACCGATTCTGAGCCAGAACTCATGTCATGGCTATTTGAAGCAGTGGACACCCGCACACCGGTTATTTTGAACCCCGCTGCATTCACCCACTACTCATATGCGTTGCGAGATGCAGTTTCAATGGTAACTAGTGCTGGTATCCCTCTTATAGAGGTTCATATCTCTAACCCTCATGCCCGTGAATCTTTCCGTCACAACAGTGTTATCTCTGCTGTTGCTTCGGGAGTCATTGCGGGATTTGGTTTTGATTCCTACCGTTTGGCACTGACACAACTCACCCGATAA
- the efp gene encoding elongation factor P encodes MATTADIKNGIVLNIDGALWTIIEFQHVKPGKGGAFVRTKMKNLMTGKVVDKTYNAGTKIDITNVDRRDFQYLYNDGNEYVFMDKDNYEQLPVSAAVVGDAKNYMLENQDVQIALHEGSPLYVDLPATVVLEITYTEPGLQGDRSTGGNKPATVETGLEIQVPLFLEIGTKVKVDTRDGSYQGRVND; translated from the coding sequence ATGGCAACTACTGCTGACATTAAGAACGGAATCGTTCTCAACATTGATGGCGCGCTCTGGACCATCATCGAGTTTCAGCATGTCAAGCCTGGTAAGGGTGGTGCTTTTGTTCGCACCAAGATGAAGAACCTGATGACTGGAAAAGTAGTCGATAAGACATACAACGCTGGTACAAAGATTGACATCACCAATGTTGACCGTCGTGACTTCCAATATCTTTACAACGATGGCAACGAGTATGTCTTTATGGATAAGGACAACTACGAACAGCTTCCTGTTTCAGCTGCAGTTGTTGGAGATGCAAAAAACTACATGCTGGAAAACCAGGACGTACAAATTGCGTTGCATGAAGGTTCTCCACTTTATGTTGACCTCCCCGCAACAGTTGTTCTCGAAATCACCTACACCGAGCCTGGTCTGCAGGGTGACCGCTCGACCGGTGGCAACAAGCCTGCGACAGTCGAAACTGGTCTAGAAATCCAGGTTCCTCTGTTCCTTGAAATTGGAACAAAGGTTAAAGTTGACACTCGCGATGGTTCTTACCAAGGTCGCGTAAACGACTAA
- the pyrR gene encoding bifunctional pyr operon transcriptional regulator/uracil phosphoribosyltransferase PyrR: protein MTARAIMQAPDMQRALTRIAHEILESNRGAQSLVLLGIPTRGVTLAHRLAAILESIVPGTSVPVGSLDVTMYRDDLYQQPTRSTAPTEVPVSIDDVTVVLVDDVLFSGRTVRAALDALTDLGRPKIVRLAVLADRGHRELPIRADFVGKNLPSAHGERINVRLVEHDGEDGVEIEEVVSA from the coding sequence ATGACTGCACGAGCCATCATGCAGGCGCCTGACATGCAACGCGCACTGACGCGGATTGCTCACGAAATCCTCGAATCTAATCGAGGTGCACAGTCACTCGTTCTTCTGGGCATTCCTACCCGTGGTGTAACCCTCGCACATCGCCTTGCGGCCATACTTGAATCCATCGTCCCCGGTACCTCTGTGCCTGTCGGCTCTTTGGATGTCACGATGTATAGAGACGACCTCTATCAGCAGCCCACCCGTTCTACAGCGCCAACAGAAGTTCCAGTGAGCATAGATGATGTGACAGTGGTTTTGGTTGATGATGTTCTTTTTAGTGGCCGGACGGTTCGAGCAGCGTTAGATGCTCTTACTGACCTCGGGCGCCCCAAGATCGTTCGTTTGGCAGTGCTTGCAGATCGTGGCCACAGAGAACTTCCCATACGTGCCGATTTCGTTGGGAAAAACCTTCCTTCTGCACACGGCGAGCGCATCAATGTGCGCTTAGTCGAACACGACGGAGAAGATGGCGTAGAAATCGAAGAGGTGGTGAGCGCGTGA